A segment of the Odoribacter splanchnicus DSM 20712 genome:
TGGAGATAGACCGCCCTTAAATCCATAGGCGGATTTTTTATGTCTATCACTCAACACATGATAAACGCATGCGGCGTGTACCCCCGTCCTTAGCTGTAATGGCGAAAGGAAACCCTACTGAGAGTTTTTGCAACGGGACAGGCACGCCGTTTTCTGTGCTTAAAAATGCAAAAAACTCAGTATTATGGAAAAGAAAAACACCTCTCCCACTGTCGCGGAGCAAAAACAAATCTTAGAGACTTGTGTACACAAACTTGAAGAAGTCAATGCCTGTATTCTGGCAATGTATCCCACGTTATCAACCAATCTGCCTTTATCAGATTATACGAATGAAGAACTGATTGCCCATGAACTTTGCGAGGATATTTTTTCAGATTTTATCCGGTTTGGACATATTCTGATCGAAGTTGTCAGAAAGGAGGTAGTTTATGAAAACTAACGAACCAATCAAGATCCAGCGGGATGAAACCATTATCTACGGTTCTCAGCTAAGGGAAGAGTATTATTTCTTCACATGGAAGGGATATTGCTGCGAAGAAACATTCTCGTACGACGAAATTATAGCTATTCATGAACTTACAGGCCGGATGATTGCAGAACACAAAGAAAAGGTGGCTTATAATGGACAAAAATAAAATTCTTCAGTTTGTTGCCCAGTTACAGGAACTCCGTGACAACGTCGAAGATTTCATGTATTTTTCTACCATACCCGTAGAACATCTGGAGATTAATTTCAATGAAGGTATGGATAGAGCAGTAGAAGCTGTATTATTCCTATACGGGGAAATCGTGTTAGACGAAATTCAGCGTAAAAAAGTATCAAACTAATATCACAGCCCGGCAATCCGCCGGGCTATTTTTGTCCTTTTTCTCCCCTCTGATCCTCTTTACCATTGCCATAAAATATTACAATTATGGCATCTAAAAGCACAATTAACAAACGTGTAAACATTTACATCAACGGCCGGGAAGTCAGCAATGACATAAAATCCATCCGGACTGAAATGCAAAAGGCAGTCAATGATATTGCCCGTATGAAACGCGGCAGCGATGAATACAACGCGAAAGCCAAAGAAATCCGCACCCTTAAAGCCATTATCCAGGAACACAACCAGCAACTCCGGACAACGGAGCAACGGTGGTCTTCTCTAAATAACGTTGCCAATGGCTTAAAGAAATATTCCGGTATTATTCTTTCTTTTGTTGGTTCGCTCACCGGAGCAACATTAGGTTTTCAAAAGTGTGCCGAAGAAGCTGAAAAATTTGAGGAAAATTTGGACAACCTTTCTGCCCTGACCGGACTGGGAGGGAAAAATCTTTCCTGGTTAGGCGATCAGGCAAAAGAGATGTCTGTAAAAACAACAGAGTCCGGAATAAAAATCAAACAATCGGCAACTGATATTCTGGACGCCTTCACAAAAATAGGATCACAACGGCCGGAACTGCTCAAAAACAAAGAAGCTTTGGCTGCCGTAACGGAAGACGCTATTATTCTCAGCGAAGCTGCAAAGATAGAGCTGGAACCGGCAACAGCATCCCTAGCTAATGTCATGAATCAGTTCAATGAAAAATCTTCCTCCAGTCGCAGGATCATCAACGAACTAGCCGCGGGGTCTCAGACCGGTTCGGGAGATATCCAGTATCTTTCCAATGCAATAGAAAAATGCGGTACCTCTGCCTACCTCATGGGTATGAAAACCAATCAGACAATCGGTGTAGTCGAAGCTATTGCCCCGAAATTCAAAGATGCATCTCAGGCCGGTAACAGCTTTGACAAGGTATTGCTAACAATGAAAGATAAACAAATCGGTTATCAGTCCGGCCTGTTTAACATGAACGATGCATTGGATGAACTTCAAACCAGATTTGCTAAAGGGGAAAAAGCATCCGACCTTTTTGGAAAAGAACACGCGAAAATGGCTGAAGTTCTCGTTATGGCTAAAGATGATGTAATACGCTATACTGAGGCTGTTACCGGAACGGACAAGGCGTTGGAACAAGCAGCAAAAAATACGAACAACAGGGCAGCCAAACGCGCTCAGGCCATGAATCGTCTTAAACTGGTGATGATTGATCTCGGAGAAAAAGTAGCTCCGGCAATCACCATGGGAACCAATGCGTTCACTTCTTTCCTCACTTATCTTTCAAAAGCCCCGACGCTCTTCCGGGAAAACAAACAGCTTATTCTTGCTCTGGCTACTGCTTTTGTTGTCCTTCAGGGAAAAACTATTCTTGCTACGCTAGCTTCCATGAAAAACCGTGCAGCACATCTGCTCGAAGCTGCTGCAAAAATGAAGAATGCAACGGCAACAGCCTACTTAAATACCTATGCAGAACAATACAGGATGACTCAAGGAAACGTTTCCCGGGGAGTGTTGAAATTGCGGACTTCATTTTCCTTACTTTGGAAAACAATTGTTGCTAATCCAGTCGGAGCAATAGTTACAGGAATATATGCTTTGATCACTGCCGTGAATTTCATGGAAAAACATACCGATAGTGCCATGAGAGCCGAAAAACTCAAAAATAGTATCCTTTCCAAATCCGAAACAGCAACTAAACTAGCTACCGATGCAAATAGAGAATTTGCCAAATCAATCAGCAATGTTAATCGCCTCAGTACAGAAGAACGTCAACGTCTTCGGGAACAAATCAGCGATCGTATAAAATTGACAGAGGCCACATTAAACCAACTGAAAGCCGAACAAGCCGAATTAAAGCAGACTGCAACTAAAGTCGGATTCTGGCAAACACTAAAAAACAGCTTTCTCTCCGGTGGATTTGGTGAACCTTCCGTCAATAATTATGAGAATTTCCAAAAATTACAGCAAAATGATGCCTTAAAAAACGGTCAGGAAGCAGCTGATGAAATGAATGAAAGTATCCAGAAACTCGAAGAAAGTAACGCGTCACTTAAATCTCAATTAGATGATTTTAATGAAACATTTAATGCTGAAATAAACGCTGATAAGATTGGTACTAAAACTATTACAGAACTTCAGGAAAAAGTAAATCTGTATCGTACCGCTTTGGAAAATGCGACCTTACAAAGTGAAGAATATGAACGGATTCAAAATAAACTAATCGCAACTGAAAAACAACTGAATCAGGCAATCAAATCAAGGGACATAAACGATACTCCCCTACCATCAAAAGACAATAAAAATCCACTTCAAAACAAAAAACTAGAAGCCGAACAAAAGCTTGCCACTGCAATCTCTCAAATACGGAAAAAACTTTATCTGGAAAACCTTACAGAATCAGAAAAAGAAATTTTGCAAACTCAACAACAATACAATGAACTAATTGCTCTCTGCCAACAATTCGGGATTGATACAATAGAAGTGTATAATGCATACTCAGAAAAGATAGAAGCCATTATTGACAGAGAACTGGAAAATGAAGTTAGTGCATCCATTGCAGCACAAGACCGAATTAATCAGGCTTTAATGTCTTCCTCGGAACGGGAAAAAGCTAGTGTCAGGCAAAAATATGCGGAATTAATCGCACTTGCTGAACAATATGGAATTGATACTTTGGCTTTAAAAGAAAAAATGGATGAAGAATTAGCCTCCATAAAAGAAGACGAAGAACCACAAGATATATTCGGAATGTCACCCGAAGACTGGGAGGATCTGGAGGGGAAAATAGGAAAGGCGATTCAATTGGCCGGTCAATTAGCTGATATCTGGGGACAATTTAATCAGATTCAGGCCGATAAAGAAAAAAAAGAACTACAAGAATATGAAAGGAGTTGTAACCGAAAAAAAGAACTACTCAATAAACAGCTCAACGCCGGGAAAATAAGCCAGGAACAATATAACGCCCGTACCTCCCAACTGGATGCTGATTTAGAAAAAAAGAAAACTGAGATAGCTAAAAAACAGGCAAAACGTGACAAAGCGCAATCAATTTTTTCGGCTATAATTAGCACTGCTGCTGCAATAGCCCAAGCCCTTCCGAATATTCCATTATCTATTATTGCCGGTATTATGGGGGCTGCACAAATAGCAGTCATTGCCAGTCAGCCACTTCCCGAATATGCAAAAGGTGGTCTAACCGATGGCGCAAAAATGTACATTGCCGGAGAAGCCGGACAGGAATGGATTTCTCCCAACTGGATGCTGAAAGACAAAACAACCGGACCAATTATTCAACAATTGGAAATGGTCCGCTCCGGTATCTTATCTCCGGAACAACTGGCTCCGATCAGACCGGATTTTCAAACTATGTCTGCTATTCCAATGTATGCTTCAGGTGGATTTACATCTACCGGTTCGATGGAAACAAACTATTACACCACAACAACCACTACAAATCAAGATAATGACACATTGATGAATATCAATGAAAATATTAAAATCCTTATTGAATATCTTTCCGATCCACGTAATCGACAAGCAGTTATTTCCAACGATCTATTGCAAAAACACAACGAAGAAATAAACATGATAAATCGTTTAAAAAGGTTGTAATTCAGAAAGATTATAAACAATGAAATTAATACAGTTCTATTTTAGATAAAACACTGCTAATAAACTCATTGTTGTCATCAACTCAAAAAAAATAAAACGGTTTGACTATACTCACCCGGAGGCCCCGCCCTATCACTCAACGCAATTTCACACATACTTTTCAGGAAATATGACAGGTCAGGTCGCGTCCTACTAGACAGCAAAACCGCATAAAAGTCCTACTGTTTCTGCGGTTTTGATTCCGAGAGTTGTGAGCATTTGTATGCAATTGCATTTGCAATTGGTAGGTTGATAGGTCGCAATCACAAAGTATCAAGACAGGGAAACTTGTTTTGAATTTCCTTATTGACAACACCGAGTTTATGCTTCAGATAGATCTCTGTGGTTTGTACCGATGTATGTCCGTTCTGGTCGCGTAGAGCCAACATGTTTATATCGCTGTCTGCTGCCAGTGAATTACCGGTGTGTTTCCAACTGTACAGCTTGTAACTATCCGGCATATTTAATCGGGTCCGGAAACCATTAAAACGGTTCTTCAGATTATTCTTTCCAAGTGGTGTAAGTCCCGGTTTATATTCTTTACCAAACACATAGTAATCCCGGTTGTATTGCTGCAATTGGTAGATATTCCGCAGTTTCAGCATAAAATGTCGTGGAATGGTTGCATAACGTTCCCGATTCGTTTTTGCCCGGAATCGATCCACATTAATCAATCCTCTTGCAAAATCAATATCCCCGATCTTCAATAGTCGTAATTCCTTTCCTGGTCTCAGAAAACAATATGTTTCAAATTCAATGGCCATCCACAATTGTGGGTCATTCTTTGTAATAGCTTCCCGGAATATCTCGATATCCCATTCAGCAACCGGACGCGGTGCCATATCTTTATCCACACCTGAAGGAATATTGTAAACCGGATTCTCCGAGATTTTACCCTGATCTTTTATAAAATCAAAAGCAGAACTTATAATTTGACGATAGTCATTTATTGTACCGGTTGCCAGTTTTTTCTTATTTACAAGATAATTGAAAAACTCCAAGATTAACGCATTATCAAAAGCTGTAATATCAATCTGGCCTTTGTTGGCTTCAGACCATACAGTCAGCATCCGTAATTTACTAACATACGTTTGTATTGTTTTCTCCTCCAGTTTCTCTTTCTTCTTTTCCTCGATATACTGAGATGCAAACATTCGAAAAGTAGCATTAGCAGCCTTTTGGGTACCATATATGTCGGCCACATGTTTATACTGAAGTTGATCTTCATATATAGCTTCAGTATCATCCAGAAAAGGAGTCCACCCCTTCTTCAATTTAACAGTAAGTTCCTGAATAATTTTGTCAGCACGTTCACGCCGTACCGATTCATCCGGATGGGATAAACCGACATGATCCTTAAAACGTTCCATCTTATCCGTCCGGGGATCACGAACAGAATAATAGACAAACCATTTTTTTGACAAATTACCACCTGCATCGTTCAATTTCGGCAGGATCACTATTTTTTTCCTTTTCATGACATCTGGTTTTTAGAGCTTCCCAACATCAAAAACCATTTTTGTCAACTTTTTGTCAACTCCTCAAAAATTTGTCAACTTTAAACAAAAAACGCACTGATAATCAGTGCGTCCTGTTTTTTGTCGAGATGACTGGACTTGAACCAGCGGCCTCCACGTCCCGAACGTGGCGCGCTACCAACTGCGCTACATCTCGTTTGCGGATGCAAATGTAATAAAAGTATCAGGAAAAAATACTATATTTGTTGAAAAATTTTTCAACTTAATTCAAATACGATGGATTCGATAAGACAAAATAAGGTAGCACGCCTGATTCAAAGAGATTTAAGTGAGATGTTTCAGCAGGAGTGTAAAGAATATACAGAAGGAGCAATGTTGTCGGTAACAGCGGTACGGGTCAGTCCGGACCTTTCTTATGCCAAGATTTATGTCAGTATTTTCCCTTCGGAACGGGTGGAGGCTGTCATGAAAAGCCTGGAAGAAAAAAATAAAAGCATCCGGTTCATTTTAGGGAAAAAAGTCGGCAAACAAATGCGCATCGTGCCGGAACTTCGTTTCTTTGTCGATGACAGCCTGGACTATATCGACAAAATCGACGAATTATTAAAATAATTCATCTATCCGGATACCGCTCTTTGTTACCGGACATCAATTCAATCCAGGAATGAAACTGTCTTTGTTTATTGCCAAACGCTATCTGTTTTCCAAAAAGAAACAGAATGCCATTAATATCATTTCGGTCATCAGTGTCGTTGGAGTTGCTATCGGAACTTCGGCATTGGTAATCATCTTATCTGTTTTCAATGGCATCGATCTGTTATTACAAAAGAGTGCGGACAGCTTCACCCCCGATCTGGTCATCAGTCCTCTGACAGGTAAATTCTCCCACTTCGACGATTCTTTGTATCAGGCACTTCGCAATAATTCGTCCGTTGCCTACTACAATCAGATCGTCGAAGAGAAAGCGCTCGTAAAATACGATGACAAGCTTTCGCCGGTAACGATCAAAGGAGTTGCCGACGACTATGCCCGTAATACCCATTTCGAGGATAACATCATACAAGGTACTTTTCAACTCAAAACCGGAGATACCTACAAATCGGTTGTCGGTTACGGTCTGGCTGCAGAATTAGGTATAGGTCTCAATTTCCTAACGCCTATGGTATTTTATTATCCGGATAAAAATGCCGGAGTTTCTGCTTCGGCTTTAAATACAGCATACCTGTACCCATCGGCTTTCTTTTCTTCCCAGCAAGAAATAGAAGGTCAATATGTACTTACAGATCTTGAATTCGCCCAACGTCTTTTCGGCATAAACGATCAGATTTCGAAGATCGAAATTAAACTGAAAGACAGTAAGCTGATCCCGGAAGTAAAAAAAGAATTATCCGATTTCACCGATACAACATATCGTCTGGAAGACAAATACGAATTGAACAAGGCCTTTTATGCTATGATGAAATCCGAAAAGCTGGCTGTCTTTATGATTCTTCTGTTTATCTTATTGATCGCTTCGTTCAACATTATCGGTTCAATTTCGATGCTCATCCTGGATAAAAAAGAAGACCTCGGTACTTACAAAGCTCTGGGAATGACAAATCAAAGAATCATTTCCGTATTCAAAACCGAAGGAAATCTTATCACAATGGCCGGCGCAGTCATTGGACTCGTCTTTGGGACGCTCATCTGTCTGTTACAGGAAAAATATGGATTGATCACACTCGGCGACGGGAGCTATATCATCACGGCCTATCCGGTCAAAATTGTTTTCGAAGATATTTTACTCATCGTGCTTGCCGTCTTATCGATCGGCTATACAGCCTCCTATTTCCCGGTAAAATATCTGGTGAATAAACTTGCCAAATGAAGAAAGGAGAAAATATGAAAAAGTTCTTTTGTGTATTATGTGGAATCTGTCTTTTTTACATGGGATATGCTCAGGAAAAAGAAGTAAAAGCGGTTATCGAGACGAATCTCGGTAACATGATTGTAAAATTATACAACGACACCCCCAACCACCGGGACAATTTCGTCCGTCTGGCCAAAGCCGGACACTAT
Coding sequences within it:
- a CDS encoding tyrosine-type recombinase/integrase, encoding MKRKKIVILPKLNDAGGNLSKKWFVYYSVRDPRTDKMERFKDHVGLSHPDESVRRERADKIIQELTVKLKKGWTPFLDDTEAIYEDQLQYKHVADIYGTQKAANATFRMFASQYIEEKKKEKLEEKTIQTYVSKLRMLTVWSEANKGQIDITAFDNALILEFFNYLVNKKKLATGTINDYRQIISSAFDFIKDQGKISENPVYNIPSGVDKDMAPRPVAEWDIEIFREAITKNDPQLWMAIEFETYCFLRPGKELRLLKIGDIDFARGLINVDRFRAKTNRERYATIPRHFMLKLRNIYQLQQYNRDYYVFGKEYKPGLTPLGKNNLKNRFNGFRTRLNMPDSYKLYSWKHTGNSLAADSDINMLALRDQNGHTSVQTTEIYLKHKLGVVNKEIQNKFPCLDTL
- a CDS encoding phage tail tape measure protein — its product is MASKSTINKRVNIYINGREVSNDIKSIRTEMQKAVNDIARMKRGSDEYNAKAKEIRTLKAIIQEHNQQLRTTEQRWSSLNNVANGLKKYSGIILSFVGSLTGATLGFQKCAEEAEKFEENLDNLSALTGLGGKNLSWLGDQAKEMSVKTTESGIKIKQSATDILDAFTKIGSQRPELLKNKEALAAVTEDAIILSEAAKIELEPATASLANVMNQFNEKSSSSRRIINELAAGSQTGSGDIQYLSNAIEKCGTSAYLMGMKTNQTIGVVEAIAPKFKDASQAGNSFDKVLLTMKDKQIGYQSGLFNMNDALDELQTRFAKGEKASDLFGKEHAKMAEVLVMAKDDVIRYTEAVTGTDKALEQAAKNTNNRAAKRAQAMNRLKLVMIDLGEKVAPAITMGTNAFTSFLTYLSKAPTLFRENKQLILALATAFVVLQGKTILATLASMKNRAAHLLEAAAKMKNATATAYLNTYAEQYRMTQGNVSRGVLKLRTSFSLLWKTIVANPVGAIVTGIYALITAVNFMEKHTDSAMRAEKLKNSILSKSETATKLATDANREFAKSISNVNRLSTEERQRLREQISDRIKLTEATLNQLKAEQAELKQTATKVGFWQTLKNSFLSGGFGEPSVNNYENFQKLQQNDALKNGQEAADEMNESIQKLEESNASLKSQLDDFNETFNAEINADKIGTKTITELQEKVNLYRTALENATLQSEEYERIQNKLIATEKQLNQAIKSRDINDTPLPSKDNKNPLQNKKLEAEQKLATAISQIRKKLYLENLTESEKEILQTQQQYNELIALCQQFGIDTIEVYNAYSEKIEAIIDRELENEVSASIAAQDRINQALMSSSEREKASVRQKYAELIALAEQYGIDTLALKEKMDEELASIKEDEEPQDIFGMSPEDWEDLEGKIGKAIQLAGQLADIWGQFNQIQADKEKKELQEYERSCNRKKELLNKQLNAGKISQEQYNARTSQLDADLEKKKTEIAKKQAKRDKAQSIFSAIISTAAAIAQALPNIPLSIIAGIMGAAQIAVIASQPLPEYAKGGLTDGAKMYIAGEAGQEWISPNWMLKDKTTGPIIQQLEMVRSGILSPEQLAPIRPDFQTMSAIPMYASGGFTSTGSMETNYYTTTTTTNQDNDTLMNINENIKILIEYLSDPRNRQAVISNDLLQKHNEEINMINRLKRL
- a CDS encoding ABC transporter permease — its product is MKLSLFIAKRYLFSKKKQNAINIISVISVVGVAIGTSALVIILSVFNGIDLLLQKSADSFTPDLVISPLTGKFSHFDDSLYQALRNNSSVAYYNQIVEEKALVKYDDKLSPVTIKGVADDYARNTHFEDNIIQGTFQLKTGDTYKSVVGYGLAAELGIGLNFLTPMVFYYPDKNAGVSASALNTAYLYPSAFFSSQQEIEGQYVLTDLEFAQRLFGINDQISKIEIKLKDSKLIPEVKKELSDFTDTTYRLEDKYELNKAFYAMMKSEKLAVFMILLFILLIASFNIIGSISMLILDKKEDLGTYKALGMTNQRIISVFKTEGNLITMAGAVIGLVFGTLICLLQEKYGLITLGDGSYIITAYPVKIVFEDILLIVLAVLSIGYTASYFPVKYLVNKLAK
- the rbfA gene encoding 30S ribosome-binding factor RbfA codes for the protein MDSIRQNKVARLIQRDLSEMFQQECKEYTEGAMLSVTAVRVSPDLSYAKIYVSIFPSERVEAVMKSLEEKNKSIRFILGKKVGKQMRIVPELRFFVDDSLDYIDKIDELLK